A single region of the Anaerolineales bacterium genome encodes:
- a CDS encoding ThiF family adenylyltransferase, whose protein sequence is MTARADWDRVERLLGKESLAQLAQKKVAVVGLGSGGGFVALALAMSGVGGFVLIDDDTVEATNIVRHVADMRDVGRPKVEAVADLIHARNPAAHVEAISGRLEQHAAKLAEVDLVIVGVDGELVKYEINSLCRQYGKTALYAGVYERGEGGDVTIIQPNSGPCYACWARQLREDIAEATARETTNAPAEDLDYGMISDEGTIEAEPGLYLHVVRVASAQADMALNTLLAGQPQHRPYPANTVILANVAMEIMDGVTLAPYSAQWVNIPRDPSCLVCGTPALTALSLDAVAGSLIGDEEDENEEGTMAAGVS, encoded by the coding sequence ATGACGGCACGAGCAGATTGGGATCGTGTGGAGCGGCTTTTGGGAAAGGAATCCCTTGCCCAATTGGCACAGAAAAAAGTGGCGGTGGTTGGGTTGGGATCGGGGGGCGGGTTTGTTGCCCTTGCCTTAGCAATGAGCGGCGTTGGCGGGTTTGTTCTCATCGATGACGACACGGTAGAGGCGACGAACATCGTCCGCCATGTTGCCGATATGCGCGATGTAGGGCGTCCGAAGGTCGAGGCAGTGGCAGATTTGATCCACGCCCGCAACCCCGCCGCCCATGTGGAGGCGATCAGCGGGCGTTTGGAACAGCACGCGGCGAAACTTGCCGAAGTGGACTTGGTGATCGTCGGTGTGGACGGGGAATTGGTGAAGTATGAGATCAATTCCCTGTGCCGCCAATATGGAAAAACCGCCCTTTATGCCGGCGTTTATGAGCGGGGCGAAGGCGGCGATGTGACGATCATTCAGCCGAACAGTGGTCCCTGCTATGCGTGTTGGGCGCGGCAGCTTCGTGAGGATATTGCCGAGGCAACCGCCCGCGAGACGACGAACGCCCCCGCTGAAGACCTCGATTACGGGATGATCAGTGACGAAGGGACGATTGAAGCCGAACCCGGACTGTATCTTCACGTCGTCCGTGTAGCAAGCGCCCAAGCAGATATGGCGCTGAACACCCTCTTAGCCGGACAGCCGCAGCACCGCCCTTATCCGGCGAATACGGTGATCCTTGCCAATGTTGCTATGGAGATCATGGATGGGGTGACTCTTGCCCCTTACAGCGCCCAGTGGGTGAACATCCCCCGCGATCCATCGTGTTTGGTCTGTGGGACGCCAGCACTCACAGCCCTTTCACTGGATGCGGTGGCGGGCAGTTTGATCGGCGACGAGGAAGACGAAAACGAGGAAGGAACAATGGCGGCGGGCGTCTCTTGA